From the genome of Podospora bellae-mahoneyi strain CBS 112042 chromosome 2, whole genome shotgun sequence:
TGGGTATACAGCCCGGGACGCGAGAGGGATGCCTGATCATCAGCAGACTTGTTAAGCGCAACATCACGAAACAATCAAGAGAATGGCATGGCGTTACTGGAAAGGGGTGGTTTTTCTTTGGACCAAACATACAACAGCAGAGCAGCGGATGGAGGAGCAGAATGGAGAGAAACAGAGCAGCATTACCTGGCGGTTCTCGATATAAAACCAACTTTTTCTCTCCTTTTGTTTCgggagttggtgagggtgtggtgTTTATGGTGCTATTCACAACCAGGTTGTCTGTTCAGTGGTTTTTTTTTAGGtggtctctctctctctctctctctctctctctctccctctctatTGGGCATTTTGGCTTTCATTGTGTAGctcatctccatcctcaGTTTCTCACCTTGTAGTCTGCTCTCCATCTGGCCTCTCATGagtggtttggtggtgaggggaaTCATCTCAGCTTGGATTTTGGGCCTGGTTTTTGGCTTATAAGTATGCATGAATAAACATATCAAAATGAATATGAGTTACTGTGTCGATATGGGAGGTGGGAAATATGAGGGTGGGTTTTGTATGGTCTTACGGAGTACTGCCTGTTCTCTCTCCTGTCCCTATGCCCCTTTTCgaaaccctaaccctccacTGACTGGTCAGTGCCTGTCGAGTGGCTTTTGAGAACTTGCATGCCCCGCCGTTGCGACTTGCCCCACCATGAGTTTCGCCGTTTGAGCTCCAGGACAGTTTtgtctttttgcttttgcgcAACCGACAGCCGCGATTTTGACACACTCTCTTCCCAATCGATCGTATTATTTCTACAATTAGACTCACATGGAACGAGCGCCCATCGGACTCTCGCAACGAAATTCTCACTCCCATACCACACATCACCCAGAAGAAAGTAAAAGAGACATCATGGGCGACGCTGAACAACTTCTCCCGGTGGCCGACCAGCCAACAGATCCAACAACTACAGAAAGTACACAAGAGCAGAAACCCGACGACCTCGAAGCCATCCTGGCGCGCCACCGCAAGGAACTCCGCGACTTGCAGTCGAGGGTGacgcaaaagaagaagaatgcgaCCAAAAAGACGAGGAAAAAGGTTAATGAGGAGTGtgctgagctggagagggggttgaaggagaggcaCGAGGCGGAACTGGCGCAGGTTacgggtggtggcggtgatgcTGAGCCTGAGCCCGTATCAGaacctgaggaggaggggggaaaggatgaggttgagacTGTTACGGAAATGAGGGttacaccatcaccatcaccaccaccaccaccaccaccacaacaacaacaacaacaacaacaacaacaacaacaacaacaacaacaacaacaacaacaacaacaacaacaacaacaacaaggaaGAAACGAAACCGGCAGAAGGAAAGATTGGCGAGACGGcaggctgaggttgaggctgcTAGTGCCaaggcgcaggaggaggcgtCGCGGATGACGGATCATGGGGCTATGGAGAAGGCTCATGTTGATGGGGttttgaagagggaggggttggaggaggtggaggttagGGCTGATGGGCATTGTTtgtttgctgctgttggcgaCCAACTTTTTCGGAGGGGGGTGACGGAGGAGTTGTTGGATTAtaaggaggtgaggagacGGGCGGCGGAGTATATGGGCAGGAACAGGGATGATTTTGAGCCGTTTGTGGATTTGGAGAGTCAGAGTTGGGAGGAGTATTTGAGGAAGATAAGGGATACTTCTGCTTGGGGGGGCCAGCCGGAGCTGTTGGCTCTGGCGAGGGTGTTTGGGGTGGGCATTACGGTTGTGCAGGTGCCGAGGAATGAGGTTATCAatagggaggggggggagaagatgctGTGGGTGGTTTATTATTGGAAGGGGAGTAATTCGGGGAGGCATTATAACTCTTTGAAGTCTGTCTCTtaggggaaggagggaggaatGGAGTGGATACAGTCATAGAGAAAAGATGGGACTTGGAGATTGCTAGAAACCCTTGTTGACatgaaataaaaatataGAAACACCTTCGACGAGTCCTCCCGACTACCTTGTCTTCAAAGACCATCAACACATAAGGCTGATCAACTACTTGGAAGACCTCTCAGTTATCTTTGAACGGCTGTTGATTACGTTGAAACCCCTCATTTCCATCAGGAgtcaccttttttttttatatattcCACGACGTCAATgtttaaaaataaaaccatctcaacagcatcaccaacatcagaAATGCTGACAGcccttccccagcttccaaGAATGTGGGGGAGCAAGGAAAGCAAGTCTTGGCCTTTTGCAGAAATCGCGGGGAATGTTTGTCGGTTTGGTACCCAATCAGGTTAATGATGCTGCCCGTT
Proteins encoded in this window:
- the OTU2 gene encoding OTU protein (EggNog:ENOG503NZP9; MEROPS:MER0400048; BUSCO:EOG09264IPL; COG:O; COG:T); its protein translation is MGDAEQLLPVADQPTDPTTTESTQEQKPDDLEAILARHRKELRDLQSRVTQKKKNATKKTRKKVNEECAELERGLKERHEAELAQVTGGGGDAEPEPVSEPEEEGGKDEVETVTEMRVTPSPSPPPPPPPQQQQQQQQQQQQQQQQQQQQQQQQQQKERLARRQAEVEAASAKAQEEASRMTDHGAMEKAHVDGVLKREGLEEVEVRADGHCLFAAVGDQLFRRGVTEELLDYKEVRRRAAEYMGRNRDDFEPFVDLESQSWEEYLRKIRDTSAWGGQPELLALARVFGVGITVVQVPRNEVINREGGEKMLWVVYYWKGSNSGRHYNSLKSVS